A genomic region of Denticeps clupeoides chromosome 9, fDenClu1.1, whole genome shotgun sequence contains the following coding sequences:
- the kdm6a gene encoding lysine-specific demethylase 6A isoform X12, producing the protein MKSCGVSLAAAAACAPARSLGGAAGDEEKKMAAGKASEAEEDFPTLTAQERDALAGIDSSLFGFQTLHEDGARTKALLLKAVRCYDSLILKAEGKVEPELFCQLGHFNLLLEDYPKALSAYQRYYSLQSDYWKNAAFLYGLGMVYFHYNAFQWAIKAFQEVLYIDPSFSRAKEIHLRLGLMFKVNTDYESSLKHFQLALIDSNPCTLSKAEIQFHIAHLYEIQKKYSAAKEAYEALLQTENLPAQVKAITLQQLGWMHHTVEQLGDRANKGSYAIQCLQKSLEADPNSGQSWYFLGRCYSSIGKVQDAFISYRQSIDKSEASADTWCSIGVLYQQQNQPMDALQAYICAVQLDHSHAAAWMDLGTLYESCDQLQDAIKCYINATRSKACSNINALASRIKCLQACKPHQNSEARSPTHSHPTVSGQADDLNSPAKRKRTASPVKNSPDSWANSPVQQQAHNWYLTPQKMQLLEQLRANRGSLKLPEVQMLEQLEGQFALQQQHQQAKQICPMFTNGPTSESSSSNPSHPTLSRTTSTTQLPPPPCTPHPMTNGPFLASPTPCSTAGSLGNSVGNNHTPGPGSNGNVPYLQQNALPHNRTTPTSTAEEPWKQQHVNSTQGLHKGPGSHSAGHNGEQTFSSSGASHSSQIAASGVPNQVGHSAAVTGNSSTQDPDATHNHLPSSPSPPRPHSATSGGQPGPSPKTKESVPSGNGHVAGTPNSTATADGLPNHVQQRPPAMPGSPGELSPDNPQLSALLTGKANTSNSSTNGKTAKINNVHPAQHQNSLDSSPCSGASSSPKHCVNNLNGPQVNGKSPDDSLSPIEVEPPLVRHKPVNRPALVPWSSVSIYPSSNEVLKACRNLGKNGLLGNRILLEKCPPPRLPMAPYPPLPKDKLNPPTPSIYLENKRDAFFPPLHQFCTNPGNPVSVIRGLAGALKLDLGLFSTKTLVEANPDHLVEVRTQLAQPTDENWDPMGTRKMWRCESSRSHTTIAKYAQYQASSFQESLREENEKRGQKDHSDTESSSADNVVRRRRGLFKHIKFGTNIDLSDEKKWKLQLAELSKLPAFARVVSAGNLLSHVGHTILGMNTVQLYMKVPGSRTPGHQENNNFCSVNINIGPGDCEWFAVPEPYWGVMNDFCEKNNINFLMGSWWPNLEDLYDANVPVYRFIQRPGDLVWLNTGTVHWVQAIGWCNNIAWNVGPLTAYMYKLAVERYEWNKLQSVKSIVPMIHLSWNMARNIKVSDHKLFEMIKYCLFRTLRQCQLMKEALLAAGKELVWHGRTRDEPVHYCSICEVEVFDLLFVTSESNSRKTYVVHCQDCARKACANLDNFVVLEQYRMEDLMQVYDQFTLAPPLPSSSS; encoded by the exons AATGCTGCCTTTTTATATGGCCTCGGGATGGTTTACTTCCATTACAACGCGTTTCAGTG GGCGATAAAGGCATTTCAGGAGGTGCTCTACATCGACCCCAGCTTCTCCAGAGCCAAGGAGATCCACCTGCGGCTCGGCCTCATGTTTAAAGTCAACACCGACTATGAGTCAAGTCTGAAG CATTTTCAGCTGGCTTTGATTGACTCGAACCCCTGCACTTTGTCCAAAGCTGAAA TCCAGTTCCACATCGCTCACTTGTATGAAATTCAG AAGAAGTACAGCGCCGCAAAAGAAGCATACGAggctctgctgcagacagagaACCTCCCAGCACAGGTGAAGGCGATTACCCTCCAGCAGCTGG GCTGGATGCATCACACGGTGGAGCAGCTCGGGGACAGAGCCAACAAGGGCAGCTATGCCATTCAGTGTCTGCAGAAGTCCCTGGAAGCAGACCCCAACTCCGGCCAGTCCTGGTACTTTCTTGGCAG GTGCTACTCCAGTATTGGGAAGGTTCAGGATGCATTCATCTCCTACCGTCAATCCATTGACAAATCTGAGGCCAGTGCGGACACGTGGTGCTCCATAGG AGTGTTGTACCAGCAGCAGAACCAGCCAATGGATGCCCTGCAGGCCTACATATGTGCAGTGCAGCTGGACCACAGCCATGCTGCCGCCTGGATGGACCTGGGAACCCTGTAcgagtcatgtgaccagctgcaGGACGCCATCAAGTGCTACATCAATGCCACTCGCAGCAAAGCTTGCAGCAACATCAACGCCCTGGCGTCTCGCATCAAATGCCTGCAG GCCTGTAAACCCCATCAGAACAGTGAGGCCCGGAGCCCCACTCACTCTCACCCCACTGTCTCTGGCCAGGCAGATGATCTGAACAGCCCAGCCAAGAGAAAGAGGACAGCCAGCCCAGTCAAG AATTCTCCAGATTCCTGGGCAAACAGTCCAGTACAACAACAAGCCCACAACTGGTACTTAACTCCACAGAAGATGCAG CTCCTGGAACAGTTGCGGGCGAACCGGGGTAGCCTGAAGCTGCCAGAGGTGCAGATGTTGGAGCAACTGGAGGGCCAGTttgctctgcagcagcagcaccaacaG GCAAAACAGATTTGTCCTATGTTTACTAATGGACCTACATCAGAATCTTCATCCTCCAATCCTTCACACCCCACCCTCTCCCGGACCACGTCCACAACACAactacccccacccccctgtaCTCCACACCCAATGACCAATGGACCTTTCCTGGCGAGCCCCACCCCTTGCAGCACAGCTGGATCTCTGGGTAACTCTGTGGGCAATAATCACACACCGGGACCAGGCAGCAATGGAAACGTGCCTTACCTGCAGCAAAACGCTCTACCTCACAACCGCACAACCCCCACCAGCACTGCAGAGGAACCGTGGAAACAGCAGCATGTTAACTCCACTCAG GGGCTTCATAAGGGTCCAGGTTCTCATTCGGCTGGTCACAATGGCGAACAGACTTTCTCCTCCTCTGGAGCTTCCCATTCTTCTCAGATAGCAGCCAGTGGTGTTCCAAATCAGGTCGGACATTCTGCCGCAGTGACTGGCAATTCATCAACGCAGGACCCTGACGCCACCCACAATCACCTTCCCTCATCACCGTCCCCTCCCCGTCCCCACTCTGCTACCTCAGGAGGACAGCCAGGGCCCAGCCCAAAGACCAAAGAAAGCGTTCCTTCAGGAAACGGGCACGTGGCTGGGACGCCCAACTCCACGGCCACCGCTGATGGACTACCTAATCATGTCCAACAGCGGCCGCCGGCCATGCCCGGCTCACCAGGTGAACTTAGCCCAGACAATCCTCAGCTTTCTGCCTTGTTAACGGGAAAAGCCAATACTAGTAATAGCAGCACCAACGGCAAGACGGCCAAAATAAACAACGTGCACCCGGCGCAGCACCAGAACTCGCTGGACTCCTCGCCCTGCTCCGGCGCATCGTCATCGCCCAAACACTGTGTTAACAACCTAAATGGCCCCCAGGTCAATGGCAAGAGCCCCGACGACTCGCTCAGCCCCATTGAGGTTGAGCCGCCACTGGTCAGACACAAGCCGGTCAACCGGCCCGCCCTGGTCCCCTGGTCATCTGTGTCCATCTACCCCAGTTCAAATGAAGTACTCAAAGCCTGCAG AAACCTGGGCAAGAACGGCCTTTTAGGCAACCGCATCTTGCTGGAAAAGTGTCCTCCTCCTCGCCTCCCCATGGCCCCATACCCACCACTGCCAAAGGACAAGCTGAACCCTCCCACGCCCAGTATTTAT TTGGAGAACAAGAGGGATGCCTTCTTTCCGCCACTTCACCAGTTCTGCACCAACCCAGGCAACCCTGTATCAGTCATCAGGGGTTTGGCAGGAGCCCTCAAACTCG ACCTGGGTCTCTTCTCCACTAAGACTCTTGTGGAAGCCAACCCAGATCACCTGGTGGAGGTGCGCACACAGCTGGCCCAGCCAACGGATGAGAACTGGGACCCAATGGGCACCAGGAAAATGTGGCGCTGCGAGAGCAGCAGGTCCCACACCACCATTGCCAAGTATGCCCAGTACCAGGCCTCGTCCTTCCAGGAGTCACTCCGG GAGGAGAATGAGAAGAGAGGACAGAAGGACCATTCAGACACAGAGTCATCCTCAGCTGACAA TGTGGTGAGGCGAAGGAGGGGTCTGTTCAAGCACATCAAGTTTGGCACCAATATTGACTTGTCCGATGAGAAGAA GTGGAAGCTGCAGCTGGCTGAGCTGAGCAAGCTGCCGGCGTTCGCCAGGGTGGTGTCTGCAGGGAACCTGCTCAGTCACGTGGGCCACACCATCCTCGGCATGAACACCGTACAGCTGTACATGAAGGTTCCGGGCAGCAGAACTCCAG gTCACCAAGAAAACAACAATTTTTGTTCTGTGAACATCAACATTGGTCCGGGGGACTGTGAGTGGTTTGCTGTGCCTGAGCCTTATTGGGGAGTCATGAATGACTTCTGTGAAAA GAACAATATAAACTTCCTTATGGGTTCGTGGTGGCCTAACCTGGAGGACCTCTATGATGCCAATGTTCCTGTGTACCGATTCATCCAGCGGCCGGGTGACCTTGTGTGGCTCAACACCGGTACCGTGCACTGGGTTCAGGCTATTGGCTGGTGCAACAACATCGCCTGGAATGTAGGGCCACTAACTG CTTACATGTATAAGTTGGCTGTGGAGCGATACGAATGGAACAAACTCCAAAGTGTAAAATCCATTGTACCCATGATCCACCTGTCTTGGAACATGGCCAGGAACATCAAAGTGTCCGACCACAAGCTCTTTGAGATGATCAA GTACTGCTTGTTTCGGACACTGAGGCAGTGTCAGCTGATGAAGGAGGCTCTTCTAGCTGCTGGCAAAGAACTGGTTTGGCACGGGAGGACCAGGGACGAGCCAGTGCACTACTGCAGCATCTGCGAG GTGGAAGTATTTGATTTGCTGTTTGTCACCAGCGAGAGCAATTCCAGAAAGACATATGTGGTGCACTGCCAAGACTGCGCCCGCAAGGCCTGCGCAAATCTGGACAACTTTGTGGTGCTAGAGCAGTACAGGATGGAGGACCTGATGCAAGTCTACGACCAATTTACATTA gCTCCTCCTCTGCCCTCATCTTCATCTTGA
- the kdm6a gene encoding lysine-specific demethylase 6A isoform X11: MKSCGVSLAAAAACAPARSLGGAAGDEEKKMAAGKASEAEEDFPTLTAQERDALAGIDSSLFGFQTLHEDGARTKALLLKAVRCYDSLILKAEGKVEPELFCQLGHFNLLLEDYPKALSAYQRYYSLQSDYWKNAAFLYGLGMVYFHYNAFQWAIKAFQEVLYIDPSFSRAKEIHLRLGLMFKVNTDYESSLKHFQLALIDSNPCTLSKAEIQFHIAHLYEIQKKYSAAKEAYEALLQTENLPAQVKAITLQQLGWMHHTVEQLGDRANKGSYAIQCLQKSLEADPNSGQSWYFLGRCYSSIGKVQDAFISYRQSIDKSEASADTWCSIGVLYQQQNQPMDALQAYICAVQLDHSHAAAWMDLGTLYESCDQLQDAIKCYINATRSKACSNINALASRIKCLQAQLCNLQQGSLLSKNKMLPSIEEAWSLPIPAELTSRQGTLSTAQQQACKPHQNSEARSPTHSHPTVSGQADDLNSPAKRKRTASPVKNSPDSWANSPVQQQAHNWYLTPQKMQLLEQLRANRGSLKLPEVQMLEQLEGQFALQQQHQQAKQICPMFTNGPTSESSSSNPSHPTLSRTTSTTQLPPPPCTPHPMTNGPFLASPTPCSTAGSLGNSVGNNHTPGPGSNGNVPYLQQNALPHNRTTPTSTAEEPWKQQHVNSTQGLHKGPGSHSAGHNGEQTFSSSGASHSSQIAASGVPNQVGHSAAVTGNSSTQDPDATHNHLPSSPSPPRPHSATSGGQPGPSPKTKESVPSGNGHVAGTPNSTATADGLPNHVQQRPPAMPGSPGELSPDNPQLSALLTGKANTSNSSTNGKTAKINNVHPAQHQNSLDSSPCSGASSSPKHCVNNLNGPQVNGKSPDDSLSPIEVEPPLVRHKPVNRPALVPWSSVSIYPSSNEVLKACRNLGKNGLLGNRILLEKCPPPRLPMAPYPPLPKDKLNPPTPSIYLENKRDAFFPPLHQFCTNPGNPVSVIRGLAGALKLDLGLFSTKTLVEANPDHLVEVRTQLAQPTDENWDPMGTRKMWRCESSRSHTTIAKYAQYQASSFQESLREENEKRGQKDHSDTESSSADNVVRRRRGLFKHIKFGTNIDLSDEKKWKLQLAELSKLPAFARVVSAGNLLSHVGHTILGMNTVQLYMKVPGSRTPGHQENNNFCSVNINIGPGDCEWFAVPEPYWGVMNDFCEKNNINFLMGSWWPNLEDLYDANVPVYRFIQRPGDLVWLNTGTVHWVQAIGWCNNIAWNVGPLTAYMYKLAVERYEWNKLQSVKSIVPMIHLSWNMARNIKVSDHKLFEMIKYCLFRTLRQCQLMKEALLAAGKELVWHGRTRDEPVHYCSICEVEVFDLLFVTSESNSRKTYVVHCQDCARKACANLDNFVVLEQYRMEDLMQVYDQFTLAPPLPSSSS; encoded by the exons AATGCTGCCTTTTTATATGGCCTCGGGATGGTTTACTTCCATTACAACGCGTTTCAGTG GGCGATAAAGGCATTTCAGGAGGTGCTCTACATCGACCCCAGCTTCTCCAGAGCCAAGGAGATCCACCTGCGGCTCGGCCTCATGTTTAAAGTCAACACCGACTATGAGTCAAGTCTGAAG CATTTTCAGCTGGCTTTGATTGACTCGAACCCCTGCACTTTGTCCAAAGCTGAAA TCCAGTTCCACATCGCTCACTTGTATGAAATTCAG AAGAAGTACAGCGCCGCAAAAGAAGCATACGAggctctgctgcagacagagaACCTCCCAGCACAGGTGAAGGCGATTACCCTCCAGCAGCTGG GCTGGATGCATCACACGGTGGAGCAGCTCGGGGACAGAGCCAACAAGGGCAGCTATGCCATTCAGTGTCTGCAGAAGTCCCTGGAAGCAGACCCCAACTCCGGCCAGTCCTGGTACTTTCTTGGCAG GTGCTACTCCAGTATTGGGAAGGTTCAGGATGCATTCATCTCCTACCGTCAATCCATTGACAAATCTGAGGCCAGTGCGGACACGTGGTGCTCCATAGG AGTGTTGTACCAGCAGCAGAACCAGCCAATGGATGCCCTGCAGGCCTACATATGTGCAGTGCAGCTGGACCACAGCCATGCTGCCGCCTGGATGGACCTGGGAACCCTGTAcgagtcatgtgaccagctgcaGGACGCCATCAAGTGCTACATCAATGCCACTCGCAGCAAAGCTTGCAGCAACATCAACGCCCTGGCGTCTCGCATCAAATGCCTGCAG GCTCAGTTGTGTAACCTTCAGCAGGGTAGTCTCctgagtaaaaataaaatgcttccTAGTATTGAGGAGGCGTGGAGCCTGCCAATCCCTGCTGAGCTTACCTCCAGACAGGGCACCCTGAGCACTGCACAGCAG CAGGCCTGTAAACCCCATCAGAACAGTGAGGCCCGGAGCCCCACTCACTCTCACCCCACTGTCTCTGGCCAGGCAGATGATCTGAACAGCCCAGCCAAGAGAAAGAGGACAGCCAGCCCAGTCAAG AATTCTCCAGATTCCTGGGCAAACAGTCCAGTACAACAACAAGCCCACAACTGGTACTTAACTCCACAGAAGATGCAG CTCCTGGAACAGTTGCGGGCGAACCGGGGTAGCCTGAAGCTGCCAGAGGTGCAGATGTTGGAGCAACTGGAGGGCCAGTttgctctgcagcagcagcaccaacaG GCAAAACAGATTTGTCCTATGTTTACTAATGGACCTACATCAGAATCTTCATCCTCCAATCCTTCACACCCCACCCTCTCCCGGACCACGTCCACAACACAactacccccacccccctgtaCTCCACACCCAATGACCAATGGACCTTTCCTGGCGAGCCCCACCCCTTGCAGCACAGCTGGATCTCTGGGTAACTCTGTGGGCAATAATCACACACCGGGACCAGGCAGCAATGGAAACGTGCCTTACCTGCAGCAAAACGCTCTACCTCACAACCGCACAACCCCCACCAGCACTGCAGAGGAACCGTGGAAACAGCAGCATGTTAACTCCACTCAG GGGCTTCATAAGGGTCCAGGTTCTCATTCGGCTGGTCACAATGGCGAACAGACTTTCTCCTCCTCTGGAGCTTCCCATTCTTCTCAGATAGCAGCCAGTGGTGTTCCAAATCAGGTCGGACATTCTGCCGCAGTGACTGGCAATTCATCAACGCAGGACCCTGACGCCACCCACAATCACCTTCCCTCATCACCGTCCCCTCCCCGTCCCCACTCTGCTACCTCAGGAGGACAGCCAGGGCCCAGCCCAAAGACCAAAGAAAGCGTTCCTTCAGGAAACGGGCACGTGGCTGGGACGCCCAACTCCACGGCCACCGCTGATGGACTACCTAATCATGTCCAACAGCGGCCGCCGGCCATGCCCGGCTCACCAGGTGAACTTAGCCCAGACAATCCTCAGCTTTCTGCCTTGTTAACGGGAAAAGCCAATACTAGTAATAGCAGCACCAACGGCAAGACGGCCAAAATAAACAACGTGCACCCGGCGCAGCACCAGAACTCGCTGGACTCCTCGCCCTGCTCCGGCGCATCGTCATCGCCCAAACACTGTGTTAACAACCTAAATGGCCCCCAGGTCAATGGCAAGAGCCCCGACGACTCGCTCAGCCCCATTGAGGTTGAGCCGCCACTGGTCAGACACAAGCCGGTCAACCGGCCCGCCCTGGTCCCCTGGTCATCTGTGTCCATCTACCCCAGTTCAAATGAAGTACTCAAAGCCTGCAG AAACCTGGGCAAGAACGGCCTTTTAGGCAACCGCATCTTGCTGGAAAAGTGTCCTCCTCCTCGCCTCCCCATGGCCCCATACCCACCACTGCCAAAGGACAAGCTGAACCCTCCCACGCCCAGTATTTAT TTGGAGAACAAGAGGGATGCCTTCTTTCCGCCACTTCACCAGTTCTGCACCAACCCAGGCAACCCTGTATCAGTCATCAGGGGTTTGGCAGGAGCCCTCAAACTCG ACCTGGGTCTCTTCTCCACTAAGACTCTTGTGGAAGCCAACCCAGATCACCTGGTGGAGGTGCGCACACAGCTGGCCCAGCCAACGGATGAGAACTGGGACCCAATGGGCACCAGGAAAATGTGGCGCTGCGAGAGCAGCAGGTCCCACACCACCATTGCCAAGTATGCCCAGTACCAGGCCTCGTCCTTCCAGGAGTCACTCCGG GAGGAGAATGAGAAGAGAGGACAGAAGGACCATTCAGACACAGAGTCATCCTCAGCTGACAA TGTGGTGAGGCGAAGGAGGGGTCTGTTCAAGCACATCAAGTTTGGCACCAATATTGACTTGTCCGATGAGAAGAA GTGGAAGCTGCAGCTGGCTGAGCTGAGCAAGCTGCCGGCGTTCGCCAGGGTGGTGTCTGCAGGGAACCTGCTCAGTCACGTGGGCCACACCATCCTCGGCATGAACACCGTACAGCTGTACATGAAGGTTCCGGGCAGCAGAACTCCAG gTCACCAAGAAAACAACAATTTTTGTTCTGTGAACATCAACATTGGTCCGGGGGACTGTGAGTGGTTTGCTGTGCCTGAGCCTTATTGGGGAGTCATGAATGACTTCTGTGAAAA GAACAATATAAACTTCCTTATGGGTTCGTGGTGGCCTAACCTGGAGGACCTCTATGATGCCAATGTTCCTGTGTACCGATTCATCCAGCGGCCGGGTGACCTTGTGTGGCTCAACACCGGTACCGTGCACTGGGTTCAGGCTATTGGCTGGTGCAACAACATCGCCTGGAATGTAGGGCCACTAACTG CTTACATGTATAAGTTGGCTGTGGAGCGATACGAATGGAACAAACTCCAAAGTGTAAAATCCATTGTACCCATGATCCACCTGTCTTGGAACATGGCCAGGAACATCAAAGTGTCCGACCACAAGCTCTTTGAGATGATCAA GTACTGCTTGTTTCGGACACTGAGGCAGTGTCAGCTGATGAAGGAGGCTCTTCTAGCTGCTGGCAAAGAACTGGTTTGGCACGGGAGGACCAGGGACGAGCCAGTGCACTACTGCAGCATCTGCGAG GTGGAAGTATTTGATTTGCTGTTTGTCACCAGCGAGAGCAATTCCAGAAAGACATATGTGGTGCACTGCCAAGACTGCGCCCGCAAGGCCTGCGCAAATCTGGACAACTTTGTGGTGCTAGAGCAGTACAGGATGGAGGACCTGATGCAAGTCTACGACCAATTTACATTA gCTCCTCCTCTGCCCTCATCTTCATCTTGA
- the kdm6a gene encoding lysine-specific demethylase 6A isoform X9, which yields MHHTVEQLGDRANKGSYAIQCLQKSLEADPNSGQSWYFLGRCYSSIGKVQDAFISYRQSIDKSEASADTWCSIGVLYQQQNQPMDALQAYICAVQLDHSHAAAWMDLGTLYESCDQLQDAIKCYINATRSKACSNINALASRIKCLQAQLCNLQQGSLLSKNKMLPSIEEAWSLPIPAELTSRQGTLSTAQQQACKPHQNSEARSPTHSHPTVSGQADDLNSPAKRKRTASPVKNSPDSWANSPVQQQAHNWYLTPQKMQLLEQLRANRGSLKLPEVQMLEQLEGQFALQQQHQQAKQICPMFTNGPTSESSSSNPSHPTLSRTTSTTQLPPPPCTPHPMTNGPFLASPTPCSTAGSLGNSVGNNHTPGPGSNGNVPYLQQNALPHNRTTPTSTAEEPWKQQHVNSTQGLHKGPGSHSAGHNGEQTFSSSGASHSSQIAASGVPNQVGHSAAVTGNSSTQDPDATHNHLPSSPSPPRPHSATSGGQPGPSPKTKESVPSGNGHVAGTPNSTATADGLPNHVQQRPPAMPGSPGELSPDNPQLSALLTGKANTSNSSTNGKTAKINNVHPAQHQNSLDSSPCSGASSSPKHCVNNLNGPQVNGKSPDDSLSPIEVEPPLVRHKPVNRPALVPWSSVSIYPSSNEVLKACRNLGKNGLLGNRILLEKCPPPRLPMAPYPPLPKDKLNPPTPSIYLENKRDAFFPPLHQFCTNPGNPVSVIRGLAGALKLDLGLFSTKTLVEANPDHLVEVRTQLAQPTDENWDPMGTRKMWRCESSRSHTTIAKYAQYQASSFQESLREENEKRGQKDHSDTESSSADNVVRRRRGLFKHIKFGTNIDLSDEKKWKLQLAELSKLPAFARVVSAGNLLSHVGHTILGMNTVQLYMKVPGSRTPGHQENNNFCSVNINIGPGDCEWFAVPEPYWGVMNDFCEKNNINFLMGSWWPNLEDLYDANVPVYRFIQRPGDLVWLNTGTVHWVQAIGWCNNIAWNVGPLTAYMYKLAVERYEWNKLQSVKSIVPMIHLSWNMARNIKVSDHKLFEMIKYCLFRTLRQCQLMKEALLAAGKELVWHGRTRDEPVHYCSICEVEVFDLLFVTSESNSRKTYVVHCQDCARKACANLDNFVVLEQYRMEDLMQVYDQFTLYLESQIFPEAG from the exons ATGCATCACACGGTGGAGCAGCTCGGGGACAGAGCCAACAAGGGCAGCTATGCCATTCAGTGTCTGCAGAAGTCCCTGGAAGCAGACCCCAACTCCGGCCAGTCCTGGTACTTTCTTGGCAG GTGCTACTCCAGTATTGGGAAGGTTCAGGATGCATTCATCTCCTACCGTCAATCCATTGACAAATCTGAGGCCAGTGCGGACACGTGGTGCTCCATAGG AGTGTTGTACCAGCAGCAGAACCAGCCAATGGATGCCCTGCAGGCCTACATATGTGCAGTGCAGCTGGACCACAGCCATGCTGCCGCCTGGATGGACCTGGGAACCCTGTAcgagtcatgtgaccagctgcaGGACGCCATCAAGTGCTACATCAATGCCACTCGCAGCAAAGCTTGCAGCAACATCAACGCCCTGGCGTCTCGCATCAAATGCCTGCAG GCTCAGTTGTGTAACCTTCAGCAGGGTAGTCTCctgagtaaaaataaaatgcttccTAGTATTGAGGAGGCGTGGAGCCTGCCAATCCCTGCTGAGCTTACCTCCAGACAGGGCACCCTGAGCACTGCACAGCAG CAGGCCTGTAAACCCCATCAGAACAGTGAGGCCCGGAGCCCCACTCACTCTCACCCCACTGTCTCTGGCCAGGCAGATGATCTGAACAGCCCAGCCAAGAGAAAGAGGACAGCCAGCCCAGTCAAG AATTCTCCAGATTCCTGGGCAAACAGTCCAGTACAACAACAAGCCCACAACTGGTACTTAACTCCACAGAAGATGCAG CTCCTGGAACAGTTGCGGGCGAACCGGGGTAGCCTGAAGCTGCCAGAGGTGCAGATGTTGGAGCAACTGGAGGGCCAGTttgctctgcagcagcagcaccaacaG GCAAAACAGATTTGTCCTATGTTTACTAATGGACCTACATCAGAATCTTCATCCTCCAATCCTTCACACCCCACCCTCTCCCGGACCACGTCCACAACACAactacccccacccccctgtaCTCCACACCCAATGACCAATGGACCTTTCCTGGCGAGCCCCACCCCTTGCAGCACAGCTGGATCTCTGGGTAACTCTGTGGGCAATAATCACACACCGGGACCAGGCAGCAATGGAAACGTGCCTTACCTGCAGCAAAACGCTCTACCTCACAACCGCACAACCCCCACCAGCACTGCAGAGGAACCGTGGAAACAGCAGCATGTTAACTCCACTCAG GGGCTTCATAAGGGTCCAGGTTCTCATTCGGCTGGTCACAATGGCGAACAGACTTTCTCCTCCTCTGGAGCTTCCCATTCTTCTCAGATAGCAGCCAGTGGTGTTCCAAATCAGGTCGGACATTCTGCCGCAGTGACTGGCAATTCATCAACGCAGGACCCTGACGCCACCCACAATCACCTTCCCTCATCACCGTCCCCTCCCCGTCCCCACTCTGCTACCTCAGGAGGACAGCCAGGGCCCAGCCCAAAGACCAAAGAAAGCGTTCCTTCAGGAAACGGGCACGTGGCTGGGACGCCCAACTCCACGGCCACCGCTGATGGACTACCTAATCATGTCCAACAGCGGCCGCCGGCCATGCCCGGCTCACCAGGTGAACTTAGCCCAGACAATCCTCAGCTTTCTGCCTTGTTAACGGGAAAAGCCAATACTAGTAATAGCAGCACCAACGGCAAGACGGCCAAAATAAACAACGTGCACCCGGCGCAGCACCAGAACTCGCTGGACTCCTCGCCCTGCTCCGGCGCATCGTCATCGCCCAAACACTGTGTTAACAACCTAAATGGCCCCCAGGTCAATGGCAAGAGCCCCGACGACTCGCTCAGCCCCATTGAGGTTGAGCCGCCACTGGTCAGACACAAGCCGGTCAACCGGCCCGCCCTGGTCCCCTGGTCATCTGTGTCCATCTACCCCAGTTCAAATGAAGTACTCAAAGCCTGCAG AAACCTGGGCAAGAACGGCCTTTTAGGCAACCGCATCTTGCTGGAAAAGTGTCCTCCTCCTCGCCTCCCCATGGCCCCATACCCACCACTGCCAAAGGACAAGCTGAACCCTCCCACGCCCAGTATTTAT TTGGAGAACAAGAGGGATGCCTTCTTTCCGCCACTTCACCAGTTCTGCACCAACCCAGGCAACCCTGTATCAGTCATCAGGGGTTTGGCAGGAGCCCTCAAACTCG ACCTGGGTCTCTTCTCCACTAAGACTCTTGTGGAAGCCAACCCAGATCACCTGGTGGAGGTGCGCACACAGCTGGCCCAGCCAACGGATGAGAACTGGGACCCAATGGGCACCAGGAAAATGTGGCGCTGCGAGAGCAGCAGGTCCCACACCACCATTGCCAAGTATGCCCAGTACCAGGCCTCGTCCTTCCAGGAGTCACTCCGG GAGGAGAATGAGAAGAGAGGACAGAAGGACCATTCAGACACAGAGTCATCCTCAGCTGACAA TGTGGTGAGGCGAAGGAGGGGTCTGTTCAAGCACATCAAGTTTGGCACCAATATTGACTTGTCCGATGAGAAGAA GTGGAAGCTGCAGCTGGCTGAGCTGAGCAAGCTGCCGGCGTTCGCCAGGGTGGTGTCTGCAGGGAACCTGCTCAGTCACGTGGGCCACACCATCCTCGGCATGAACACCGTACAGCTGTACATGAAGGTTCCGGGCAGCAGAACTCCAG gTCACCAAGAAAACAACAATTTTTGTTCTGTGAACATCAACATTGGTCCGGGGGACTGTGAGTGGTTTGCTGTGCCTGAGCCTTATTGGGGAGTCATGAATGACTTCTGTGAAAA GAACAATATAAACTTCCTTATGGGTTCGTGGTGGCCTAACCTGGAGGACCTCTATGATGCCAATGTTCCTGTGTACCGATTCATCCAGCGGCCGGGTGACCTTGTGTGGCTCAACACCGGTACCGTGCACTGGGTTCAGGCTATTGGCTGGTGCAACAACATCGCCTGGAATGTAGGGCCACTAACTG CTTACATGTATAAGTTGGCTGTGGAGCGATACGAATGGAACAAACTCCAAAGTGTAAAATCCATTGTACCCATGATCCACCTGTCTTGGAACATGGCCAGGAACATCAAAGTGTCCGACCACAAGCTCTTTGAGATGATCAA GTACTGCTTGTTTCGGACACTGAGGCAGTGTCAGCTGATGAAGGAGGCTCTTCTAGCTGCTGGCAAAGAACTGGTTTGGCACGGGAGGACCAGGGACGAGCCAGTGCACTACTGCAGCATCTGCGAG GTGGAAGTATTTGATTTGCTGTTTGTCACCAGCGAGAGCAATTCCAGAAAGACATATGTGGTGCACTGCCAAGACTGCGCCCGCAAGGCCTGCGCAAATCTGGACAACTTTGTGGTGCTAGAGCAGTACAGGATGGAGGACCTGATGCAAGTCTACGACCAATTTACATTA TATTTAGAGAGCCAAATATTTCCTGAGGCGGGATAA